One part of the Thermococcus litoralis DSM 5473 genome encodes these proteins:
- the purE gene encoding 5-(carboxyamino)imidazole ribonucleotide mutase, whose translation MKVLVVMGSKSDSHIAEKVTKVFDEFGVSYDVEVASAHRNPKKVEELARKDYDVFIAIAGLSAALPGVIASHTTKPVIGVPVSAKLGGLDALLSIAQMPPGVPVAAVGIDNGKNAALLAIEILALKDESLRRKLEEYREKMKA comes from the coding sequence ATGAAGGTGCTCGTTGTAATGGGTAGCAAAAGTGATTCACACATAGCGGAAAAAGTCACTAAGGTGTTTGATGAGTTTGGAGTTAGTTACGATGTTGAAGTGGCTTCAGCTCACAGGAACCCTAAAAAAGTTGAGGAGCTTGCGAGGAAGGACTACGATGTTTTCATTGCCATAGCGGGATTAAGCGCTGCTTTACCCGGCGTTATAGCTTCTCACACAACCAAACCCGTTATTGGAGTCCCCGTTTCGGCAAAGCTTGGCGGATTGGATGCTCTCCTGAGCATTGCCCAGATGCCTCCGGGCGTGCCGGTTGCTGCGGTTGGAATTGATAACGGAAAGAACGCGGCATTGCTAGCGATAGAAATCCTAGCATTGAAAGATGAAAGCTTGAGGAGAAAGCTTGAAGAGTACAGGGAGAAAATGAAGGCCTAA
- the purF gene encoding amidophosphoribosyltransferase produces the protein MREKCGIFATKAENASRKAYYALMALQHRGQESAGISVWKHKIRTLSGRGLVSEVFRGSELARLRSNMAIAHVRYSTSGSLNETQPLQTFCCGKEIAVAHNGTLTNFIPLKGEYEKRGVKFRHSVDSELLGISFLWHLKETGDEFEAMKAVFNEVKGAYSVAFLFNGKILVARDPLGFRPLSYGIGDGHYFASEDSALRLFVDEIRDIKPGEVFLISEDVESKVLVNESHYHCVFEYIYFARPDSVLDGVSVYKARVKMGQELARESPASADVVIPVPDSGRAAALGFSQVSGIPYAEGLIKNRYIGRTFIMPGQFYRELKVKLKLSPVRDIIDGKRVVIVDDSIVRGTTMKRIVAMLRNAGAREVHVRIASPPIKHPCYMGIDIPTRHELIAAFGGIEKVRKVIGADSLSYLTVEGLKKAVGKRDLCLACLTGNYPEWAFRF, from the coding sequence ATGAGAGAAAAATGCGGAATCTTTGCAACCAAGGCAGAGAACGCTTCTAGAAAAGCGTATTATGCTCTCATGGCTCTTCAGCATAGGGGGCAAGAGAGTGCGGGAATAAGCGTATGGAAACATAAAATAAGAACCCTATCTGGTAGAGGATTGGTTTCAGAGGTTTTTCGGGGCAGTGAGCTTGCAAGGCTTAGGTCAAACATGGCCATAGCTCATGTTCGCTACTCAACATCAGGTTCTCTTAATGAGACTCAACCCTTACAAACTTTTTGTTGTGGAAAAGAAATCGCTGTGGCACACAATGGGACTCTCACGAATTTCATACCCTTGAAGGGGGAATATGAAAAGAGGGGAGTAAAGTTCAGGCATTCTGTTGATTCGGAGCTTTTAGGAATATCTTTTCTCTGGCACCTGAAGGAAACTGGTGACGAATTCGAAGCCATGAAAGCGGTTTTTAATGAGGTTAAAGGGGCTTATTCTGTGGCTTTTCTTTTTAATGGCAAAATATTGGTTGCTAGAGACCCCCTCGGCTTTAGACCCCTCAGCTATGGCATAGGGGATGGTCACTATTTTGCTTCCGAAGATTCTGCGTTGAGGCTTTTTGTAGATGAAATTAGGGATATAAAGCCTGGGGAGGTGTTTTTGATTTCTGAAGATGTTGAGAGTAAAGTTTTAGTTAATGAGAGCCATTATCATTGTGTTTTTGAGTACATCTACTTTGCGAGGCCAGATAGTGTTCTTGATGGAGTGAGTGTTTATAAAGCAAGGGTTAAGATGGGGCAGGAACTTGCACGTGAGAGTCCTGCAAGTGCTGACGTTGTCATTCCAGTGCCAGATTCGGGAAGAGCAGCTGCATTAGGCTTTTCCCAGGTGAGCGGGATTCCATATGCTGAAGGCTTGATAAAAAACCGTTATATTGGGAGGACCTTTATAATGCCTGGCCAATTCTACAGGGAGTTAAAAGTAAAGCTCAAACTTTCTCCTGTTAGGGATATTATTGATGGAAAGCGTGTTGTTATTGTAGATGATTCCATAGTGAGGGGCACTACAATGAAAAGGATAGTAGCGATGTTACGGAATGCCGGTGCAAGAGAAGTGCATGTAAGAATAGCCTCTCCCCCTATAAAACATCCTTGCTATATGGGAATAGACATTCCGACCAGACATGAGTTGATAGCAGCTTTTGGGGGCATAGAGAAGGTTAGAAAAGTAATTGGAGCGGATAGTTTGTCTTATCTTACTGTTGAGGGTCTAAAAAAAGCTGTAGGAAAAAGAGATCTCTGCCTAGCATGCCTTACGGGTAATTATCCTGAGTGGGCCTTTCGGTTTTAA
- a CDS encoding DUF432 domain-containing protein, whose product MFGEHELKTQFIRIADKKIHLLEEKGGIIRYRRENVEKLIKNSGEKLKVLPSPALGYGVRLLMVKFKEPLVIPPRDSITGFVEAPVEIDVKVGDLTIDHFIVGKEKYALYGTLEAGVICRYHVSSFYTEEPESIGMAKLIVSNPSPEWKSLERVVIPIRGTSMYYESTKAYYPLLVVTIKNHNPEVNNTGKPPKEGLSAVGEGLSLPNFLMRW is encoded by the coding sequence ATGTTTGGAGAGCACGAGCTGAAGACCCAGTTCATAAGGATTGCTGACAAAAAGATTCACCTTCTTGAAGAGAAAGGAGGCATAATCAGGTACAGGCGGGAGAATGTAGAAAAGCTCATCAAAAACAGCGGAGAGAAGCTTAAGGTTCTCCCTTCTCCAGCCCTAGGTTATGGTGTGAGACTTCTTATGGTGAAGTTCAAGGAGCCCCTTGTGATACCTCCGAGAGATTCTATAACAGGATTTGTTGAGGCTCCCGTGGAAATAGATGTCAAAGTTGGCGATTTAACCATAGATCACTTCATAGTTGGAAAAGAGAAGTACGCCCTCTACGGCACGTTGGAGGCGGGTGTAATCTGCCGCTATCACGTCAGTTCCTTTTACACGGAGGAGCCGGAGTCAATAGGGATGGCAAAGCTCATAGTTTCCAACCCATCACCCGAGTGGAAATCCCTTGAGAGGGTCGTGATCCCAATAAGAGGGACTTCCATGTACTACGAGAGCACAAAGGCCTACTATCCCCTCCTAGTCGTTACAATCAAAAACCACAATCCCGAAGTAAACAACACAGGAAAACCGCCCAAAGAAGGTTTGAGCGCCGTTGGAGAAGGCTTATCATTGCCAAACTTCCTTATGAGGTGGTGA
- a CDS encoding mechanosensitive ion channel family protein — MNITNSTSFWEHGALGQKLFLTLTLGAVVKAALILVTGLILAKALKRYLLNLSRSTKYVWIINEDTASTLHNLIVVIALVYTFDALGVLSLEIAGTSISNLLTAFLVFYFSYLLAKKSKDYMIIRSSKQKLPEVQVKAKLFYYIIITLAFFLALNIAGFTGRLTTLLAAAGITGIVLGFASQTVVANFISGIFMYFDKPLKIGDPVEVAGYSGVVHDIRILSTRIRTWDGLLVRIPNEKLFNSEIKNLQKYPARRVDIVVGIAYKEDAQKAIDVIKKTLDEMPYVLAEPEPMIFVDNLGDNSVNIAVRAWAPSEKWFDVRIEIVQKVKKALDEAGIEIPFPQRVNWFAEELRVKIEENSKGESS; from the coding sequence ATGAACATAACAAATTCAACTTCCTTCTGGGAGCATGGAGCTCTTGGGCAGAAACTCTTCCTCACCCTAACTCTAGGTGCGGTTGTAAAAGCAGCTCTAATTCTTGTAACAGGCCTTATACTAGCAAAGGCCCTCAAAAGGTACCTCCTGAACCTCTCAAGGAGCACCAAATACGTGTGGATAATCAACGAGGACACAGCATCAACGCTTCACAATTTAATAGTGGTTATAGCTCTCGTTTACACTTTTGATGCTCTTGGGGTACTATCCCTTGAGATTGCAGGGACCAGCATAAGCAATCTTCTCACTGCGTTTCTGGTCTTTTACTTCTCTTACCTCCTTGCCAAGAAGTCAAAGGATTACATGATAATCCGTTCTTCAAAGCAGAAGCTCCCGGAGGTTCAGGTCAAGGCGAAGCTCTTCTATTATATTATAATCACCCTTGCTTTCTTCCTCGCCCTCAATATTGCTGGTTTCACTGGTAGGCTGACCACTCTCCTAGCAGCGGCTGGGATAACGGGTATCGTTCTCGGTTTTGCCTCTCAAACCGTTGTGGCCAACTTCATCTCTGGCATATTCATGTACTTTGACAAGCCCCTCAAGATAGGTGATCCCGTTGAGGTTGCGGGCTATTCGGGCGTTGTCCACGACATAAGGATACTCTCCACCAGAATAAGAACGTGGGATGGTCTCCTCGTGAGGATTCCAAACGAGAAGCTCTTCAACAGCGAGATAAAGAACCTCCAGAAGTATCCAGCGAGGAGAGTTGACATAGTGGTTGGCATAGCCTACAAGGAAGATGCTCAGAAAGCGATAGACGTCATAAAGAAGACCCTTGACGAGATGCCCTATGTTTTGGCGGAGCCAGAACCGATGATCTTCGTTGACAACCTTGGAGACAACAGCGTCAATATAGCGGTAAGGGCATGGGCACCGAGCGAGAAATGGTTCGACGTTAGGATAGAGATAGTCCAGAAAGTTAAAAAGGCCCTCGACGAAGCCGGAATAGAGATACCGTTCCCGCAGAGGGTAAACTGGTTCGCAGAGGAACTGAGGGTGAAGATAGAGGAGAACTCAAAAGGAGAGAGCTCTTAA
- the purT gene encoding phosphoribosylglycinamide formyltransferase 2, which yields MISIRDEIGTPLTDSAVKILLLGSGELGKEITIEAQRLGIEVIAVDRYPNAPAMQVAHKSYVGNMKDKDFLWSIVEREKPDAIVPEIEAINLDALFEIEKEGYFVVPNAKATWIAMHRERTRETLAKEAKVPTSRYAYATTLDELYDACEKIGYPCHTKAIMSSSGKGSYFVKGPEDVPKAWEVAKKKARGSADKIIVEEHIDFDVEITELAVRHFDENGKIVTTFPKPVGHYQIEGDYHSSWQPAEISEKAECEVYRIAKRITDVLGGLGIFGVEMFVKGDKVWANEVSPRPHDTGMVTMASHPTGFSEFGLHVRAVLGLPIPAVEENGIRKFPILTPAATHVILSNQEGYAPKFRNIFKGLNVPNTTIRLFGKPEAYKGRRLGVALAWDKDVEVAKRKAEAVAHMIELRTRSGEWQSQDYEKRKHLL from the coding sequence ATGATAAGCATTAGAGATGAAATTGGAACCCCCCTAACTGATTCTGCTGTTAAAATTCTCCTTCTTGGGAGTGGCGAACTTGGAAAAGAGATAACCATAGAGGCCCAGAGATTAGGAATCGAGGTTATCGCAGTCGATCGATATCCAAATGCCCCCGCCATGCAGGTTGCTCACAAAAGCTACGTAGGCAATATGAAAGATAAGGACTTCCTCTGGAGCATTGTGGAGAGGGAAAAACCTGACGCAATAGTGCCGGAAATAGAGGCAATAAACCTTGATGCACTCTTTGAGATTGAAAAGGAAGGTTATTTTGTAGTACCAAATGCTAAAGCTACCTGGATAGCCATGCATAGAGAAAGAACTCGTGAGACCCTTGCAAAAGAAGCAAAGGTCCCAACATCTCGTTACGCATATGCAACAACCCTGGATGAGCTCTATGATGCATGTGAAAAGATAGGTTACCCCTGTCACACTAAGGCCATAATGAGCTCCAGTGGAAAAGGTTCTTACTTCGTTAAAGGGCCCGAAGATGTTCCTAAAGCGTGGGAAGTGGCAAAGAAAAAGGCAAGGGGAAGTGCTGATAAGATAATCGTTGAGGAGCATATAGACTTTGATGTTGAGATTACCGAATTAGCGGTTAGGCACTTCGATGAGAACGGAAAAATTGTAACGACCTTCCCAAAGCCTGTTGGCCATTACCAAATTGAAGGAGATTACCACTCAAGCTGGCAGCCTGCAGAGATAAGTGAAAAGGCCGAGTGTGAGGTGTATAGAATAGCTAAACGCATAACTGATGTTCTCGGAGGTCTTGGAATATTTGGTGTCGAGATGTTTGTTAAAGGAGACAAAGTATGGGCCAACGAAGTTTCTCCAAGACCCCACGACACTGGAATGGTAACCATGGCTTCCCATCCAACTGGTTTTTCTGAATTTGGACTCCACGTTAGAGCTGTGTTGGGCCTCCCGATTCCAGCTGTTGAGGAAAACGGCATCAGGAAGTTCCCGATTTTAACTCCTGCAGCAACTCACGTAATCCTTTCAAATCAAGAAGGTTATGCCCCAAAGTTTAGGAATATCTTCAAAGGCCTAAACGTACCAAATACAACAATAAGACTCTTCGGGAAGCCTGAAGCATACAAGGGGAGACGTCTTGGTGTGGCACTAGCATGGGACAAGGATGTAGAGGTTGCGAAGAGAAAAGCAGAAGCAGTCGCTCACATGATTGAGCTGAGAACAAGAAGCGGTGAATGGCAGAGTCAGGATTATGAAAAAAGAAAACATCTGCTTTAG
- a CDS encoding HD domain-containing protein translates to MYTEEQLLSEIKELLENDELYALYEDTYQKYKYYFDTTNYIVLNVYQFNDHGAIHVLLTTRRALEVLKILKKFGIETTAEKLGKPFDWSKFIVSFGALFHDIGNMIHRDNHYQFSVLLAGPIIDELAKKFEKKDWLLLKALTLNAIYTHDEAVSCTTIEGSCVTIADGCDMEEGRSRLAYKKDKVDIHAVSALAIDKVEIKEGDEDTPILVEVWMKHLAGIFQVDEILTKKVKSSLLSGKVKIRIHAGEETLEKVV, encoded by the coding sequence ATGTATACTGAAGAGCAACTTTTGAGTGAAATAAAAGAGCTTTTGGAAAATGATGAACTTTACGCCCTCTACGAGGACACTTACCAGAAGTATAAGTACTATTTCGACACAACGAACTACATAGTTCTTAACGTTTATCAGTTCAACGACCACGGTGCGATACACGTTCTCCTGACCACAAGGCGGGCCCTTGAAGTTCTGAAAATCCTTAAAAAATTTGGAATTGAAACAACAGCTGAAAAGCTGGGAAAGCCCTTTGATTGGAGCAAATTTATTGTTTCTTTTGGAGCTCTTTTCCATGATATCGGGAATATGATTCACAGGGACAACCACTACCAGTTCAGCGTTCTTCTTGCCGGGCCCATAATAGATGAGCTTGCCAAAAAGTTTGAGAAAAAAGATTGGCTGCTTTTGAAGGCGTTGACCTTAAACGCTATTTACACTCACGATGAGGCTGTTTCATGCACTACTATTGAAGGAAGTTGCGTAACGATAGCTGATGGCTGTGATATGGAAGAAGGGAGAAGCAGACTTGCATATAAAAAAGATAAGGTTGACATCCATGCCGTTTCGGCCCTAGCCATTGACAAAGTTGAAATAAAAGAAGGCGACGAAGACACCCCTATCCTTGTGGAGGTGTGGATGAAGCACCTTGCCGGAATTTTTCAGGTTGACGAGATACTCACAAAGAAAGTTAAGAGCTCCCTCTTGAGCGGGAAAGTTAAAATTAGGATACACGCAGGAGAAGAGACCTTGGAAAAGGTGGTTTGA
- the purC gene encoding phosphoribosylaminoimidazolesuccinocarboxamide synthase yields the protein MEVYEGKAKKMMPMDDGKIIMEFKDDATAFNGEKKAQFKGKGWLNAQISALLFKILEEKGIKTHFIGVAGDNRLIVEKLQMFPVEVVVRNVVAGSLKKRIPLEEGSELPEPIIELYYKNDDLGDPMINYYHAKILGIDEKEIKEMEKIALKVNEILQEYFKERGILLVDFKLEFGKNEKGEIILADEISPDTCRFWDAKTKESLDKDVFRFNKGDLISAYEKIYRRITGTF from the coding sequence ATGGAAGTTTATGAAGGGAAAGCGAAGAAAATGATGCCTATGGATGATGGAAAAATAATAATGGAGTTCAAGGACGATGCTACAGCTTTTAATGGAGAAAAAAAGGCACAATTCAAGGGCAAAGGATGGCTTAACGCTCAAATAAGTGCTCTCCTTTTCAAGATCTTGGAAGAGAAGGGCATAAAAACTCATTTCATAGGTGTTGCTGGCGACAACAGGCTTATCGTAGAAAAACTTCAAATGTTTCCCGTCGAAGTTGTTGTTAGGAATGTAGTTGCTGGGAGTTTGAAAAAGAGAATCCCCCTAGAAGAGGGCTCTGAACTTCCAGAGCCTATAATAGAACTTTACTACAAAAACGATGACCTTGGAGATCCAATGATAAACTATTATCATGCAAAAATTCTCGGTATAGATGAAAAAGAGATTAAAGAGATGGAAAAGATAGCACTCAAAGTTAACGAGATTTTACAAGAATATTTCAAAGAAAGAGGAATTTTATTGGTAGATTTTAAGCTCGAATTTGGTAAAAACGAGAAAGGCGAGATAATCCTTGCAGACGAGATAAGTCCAGATACCTGCCGCTTCTGGGATGCAAAGACAAAAGAAAGTTTAGACAAAGATGTGTTCCGTTTTAACAAGGGAGATTTAATATCGGCGTATGAGAAGATTTACAGACGCATAACTGGCACTTTCTGA
- the fdhF gene encoding formate dehydrogenase subunit alpha, whose protein sequence is MYIGDKVKVVCPYCGFGCKLIIDPQTLTVRPYKGEPNKGRICPKGLYAMEFALSKDRIKKPLKREKNTLKPITWGQAIDEISHKLLEIREFYGPDAVAFIASSKTSNEENYLLQKIARLFGTNNIDNCARLCHEASVHALKMTLGTGAQTNPYEDLEKFGVIIIWGYNPAETHPVVVDYIRKAKERGTKILVIDVRETLTMRFADYKLIIKPGTDVVLANSIMHVIIKEELYNEDFIKKRTTGFSEIRMATMKYTPEYAERVTGIAASLIREVAREFALAGSGAIMWGMGVTQHVSGVENVLAIVDLALLLGYIGERGGLYPMRGQNNVQGAAYMGALSEFLPGYIPLDDEKFRKRVASLWGVNDLPTERGLYLTELWDAIERGDLMALYIVGENPAVSEANFARVRKALKKLDLLVVQDLFMTQTARYAHYLLPASSFCEKEGSYMNSERRIQWSEKVMEPLGDSKPDWEIFTMLGKALDLPGFNYSSVEEITEEYFRLFPELEERDIKELKESDGIFLPKKRLHTWEFAMPNGKARFVAVERIFPWENTNNDYPFALTTIRLINNYNTGEMALRSPSLVKLMGEPKAVISENDARRLRIKAGDLIEIATRRGKIRIKAEIGKIREGVIAIPFHFKANKLTNSALNKAGTPELKFSAARIRKLKTERPTQDNYP, encoded by the coding sequence GTGTACATAGGTGATAAAGTGAAAGTCGTATGTCCTTACTGCGGTTTTGGATGCAAGCTCATCATCGATCCTCAGACACTAACAGTTAGGCCCTACAAGGGAGAACCAAATAAAGGAAGAATATGCCCCAAAGGTCTCTACGCTATGGAATTCGCCCTCTCAAAGGATAGGATCAAAAAGCCTCTGAAACGAGAAAAAAATACCTTAAAGCCTATAACTTGGGGGCAAGCGATCGATGAAATCTCTCATAAACTCCTTGAGATAAGAGAGTTTTATGGCCCCGATGCTGTTGCTTTTATAGCTTCCTCAAAGACTAGCAACGAAGAAAACTATCTTCTACAAAAGATAGCGAGGCTCTTTGGAACCAATAACATAGACAACTGTGCCAGGCTTTGCCATGAAGCCAGTGTTCATGCACTTAAAATGACACTCGGAACAGGAGCCCAAACAAACCCATATGAAGACTTGGAAAAATTTGGGGTCATAATTATCTGGGGTTACAATCCTGCAGAGACACATCCAGTCGTTGTAGACTACATAAGAAAGGCAAAAGAGAGAGGTACAAAGATACTTGTCATCGATGTTCGTGAGACCCTCACAATGCGTTTTGCGGATTACAAACTTATAATAAAGCCTGGAACCGATGTAGTCCTTGCCAATTCCATTATGCACGTTATAATTAAAGAAGAGCTTTACAACGAAGATTTCATCAAAAAAAGAACAACAGGATTTTCAGAAATTAGAATGGCCACTATGAAATACACCCCCGAATACGCAGAAAGAGTTACTGGAATTGCTGCCTCCCTTATACGAGAAGTTGCAAGAGAATTTGCCCTAGCAGGCAGTGGAGCAATTATGTGGGGGATGGGGGTAACACAACATGTCTCTGGGGTCGAAAACGTTCTAGCAATAGTAGACCTTGCCCTCCTCTTAGGCTACATAGGTGAGAGAGGGGGATTATATCCAATGCGAGGGCAGAACAACGTTCAAGGAGCGGCATATATGGGGGCTCTTAGCGAGTTCTTGCCCGGTTATATTCCACTCGATGATGAAAAGTTCAGAAAAAGGGTTGCTTCTCTTTGGGGCGTCAACGACCTTCCAACAGAAAGAGGGTTATACCTTACGGAACTCTGGGATGCAATTGAACGGGGAGATTTAATGGCTCTTTACATTGTTGGAGAGAACCCAGCCGTTAGTGAAGCCAACTTCGCTCGGGTTAGGAAGGCCCTTAAAAAGCTAGACTTATTAGTTGTGCAGGATTTGTTCATGACACAAACAGCCCGTTATGCTCATTATCTCCTCCCTGCCTCGAGTTTCTGTGAAAAGGAAGGCTCGTATATGAACAGTGAACGTAGAATTCAATGGAGTGAAAAAGTCATGGAACCCTTGGGAGATTCCAAACCAGATTGGGAGATATTCACAATGCTTGGAAAAGCTTTGGACTTGCCTGGGTTCAACTATTCCTCTGTAGAGGAAATAACAGAAGAATATTTTCGTTTGTTTCCTGAACTTGAGGAAAGAGATATAAAAGAACTTAAAGAGAGCGATGGAATATTCCTCCCAAAGAAAAGACTTCACACATGGGAATTCGCAATGCCCAATGGGAAAGCCCGATTCGTTGCTGTGGAACGGATTTTTCCATGGGAGAATACCAACAACGATTATCCCTTTGCTCTAACAACAATTAGGCTCATAAATAACTACAACACTGGGGAGATGGCACTGAGAAGTCCTTCCCTGGTCAAACTTATGGGAGAACCAAAAGCCGTGATAAGCGAGAATGACGCAAGAAGACTGAGAATAAAGGCAGGTGATTTAATAGAAATTGCAACAAGACGTGGGAAAATTAGAATAAAGGCCGAAATTGGAAAAATTAGGGAAGGAGTTATAGCAATTCCCTTTCACTTTAAAGCAAATAAACTCACCAACAGTGCTCTTAACAAAGCAGGAACACCGGAACTTAAATTTTCAGCTGCAAGAATAAGAAAACTTAAAACCGAAAGGCCCACTCAGGATAATTACCCGTAA
- the purM gene encoding phosphoribosylformylglycinamidine cyclo-ligase: MLTYAQAGVDDEKTQQALKGIISLAKATFEFRKGKMGEPKADIGHYAALMDFGDFYLAMTTDGVGTKTLVAEAVGKYDTIGIDMIAMNVNDLICVGAEPVALVDYLAVNEPNREIFQEIAKGLYEGAKQSGIAIVGGETAVLPELVNGFDLAGTAIGVAEKNKVINGKEIKPGDAVIGISSSGIHSNGLTLARKLLIPKYGLEYEFEGKKIWEHLLEPTRIYVKPILELLREVEVHGLAHITGGGLLNLKRLTNHGFSLEMPPISGIFKLIYENGVPLEEMFRVFNMGVGMVVVVSQEEKDAALNVLNKHFESFELGVVTEEPGIRVENYRVGL; the protein is encoded by the coding sequence ATGTTGACTTATGCGCAAGCTGGTGTTGATGATGAAAAGACTCAACAGGCTCTAAAAGGAATAATTTCTCTTGCAAAAGCAACTTTTGAGTTTAGGAAGGGAAAAATGGGTGAACCTAAGGCTGATATAGGTCATTATGCTGCGTTGATGGACTTTGGAGACTTTTACCTTGCGATGACAACGGATGGAGTTGGAACTAAAACCTTAGTTGCAGAGGCAGTTGGAAAATATGATACCATTGGAATCGACATGATAGCGATGAACGTGAATGATTTGATATGTGTTGGGGCGGAGCCAGTGGCTTTGGTGGACTATCTTGCAGTTAATGAACCAAATAGAGAAATTTTTCAGGAGATAGCAAAAGGCCTTTATGAGGGAGCAAAACAGTCGGGGATAGCTATAGTTGGTGGCGAAACCGCAGTCTTGCCGGAGCTTGTGAACGGCTTTGACCTTGCCGGTACGGCTATCGGTGTTGCCGAGAAAAATAAAGTGATAAACGGAAAGGAAATAAAGCCGGGGGATGCGGTGATAGGTATCTCAAGCTCAGGAATTCATTCTAATGGGCTGACCCTTGCAAGAAAACTCCTAATACCTAAGTACGGACTTGAATATGAATTTGAAGGCAAAAAGATTTGGGAACATTTACTTGAACCCACGAGGATATATGTTAAACCAATTTTGGAGCTTTTGAGGGAAGTGGAAGTTCATGGATTAGCTCACATCACCGGTGGAGGGTTATTAAACCTCAAGCGCCTCACGAATCATGGTTTTTCTCTTGAAATGCCACCAATCAGCGGGATTTTCAAACTGATCTATGAAAATGGTGTTCCGCTGGAGGAGATGTTTAGGGTATTTAACATGGGCGTAGGCATGGTGGTAGTTGTTTCCCAAGAAGAGAAGGATGCAGCATTGAATGTTTTGAACAAGCACTTTGAGAGCTTTGAGCTTGGTGTTGTAACAGAAGAGCCCGGAATAAGGGTGGAGAACTACAGAGTGGGGCTTTAA
- a CDS encoding DUF434 domain-containing protein: MSSLLLAYEDLKYLLNRGYRKKYALEFVANHYRLSQKERHFLFRCVFSDREIEERKAKLLQPGHLKGKILGIDGFNVLITLESLLEGKAILCEDGLLRDLKLQGGYKISSRTLQTLSLLMDFLKTLDLKEVWFLYDAPVSKSGKVAELTRELLNKYGVSGKVKLSKVPDYDLKAFEVVASSDIGIVEKVPFVVDLPQMIAEKRGLKYSYFVEILKNPKLLGF, from the coding sequence ATGTCTTCTCTCCTTTTAGCTTATGAGGATTTGAAATACCTCCTGAACAGGGGTTACAGAAAGAAGTATGCCCTTGAGTTTGTTGCCAACCACTACCGGCTTTCCCAAAAAGAGAGACACTTTTTATTCAGATGCGTCTTTTCGGATAGGGAAATTGAAGAAAGAAAAGCCAAGCTTCTCCAGCCGGGACACTTGAAGGGAAAAATCCTTGGGATTGATGGCTTCAACGTGTTGATAACCCTTGAGTCCCTTCTTGAGGGAAAAGCCATTTTATGCGAGGATGGACTTTTGAGGGATCTCAAACTTCAGGGAGGGTATAAAATAAGCTCAAGAACTTTGCAAACGTTGAGTCTTCTAATGGATTTCCTAAAAACTTTGGACTTAAAGGAAGTTTGGTTTTTGTATGATGCACCTGTGAGTAAAAGCGGTAAGGTTGCCGAGCTCACCAGAGAGCTTTTAAATAAATATGGTGTCTCTGGAAAAGTCAAGTTATCTAAGGTTCCAGACTATGATTTGAAAGCTTTCGAGGTTGTGGCCAGTTCAGATATAGGTATAGTCGAAAAAGTTCCCTTTGTAGTGGATTTACCCCAAATGATAGCCGAAAAGAGAGGATTGAAGTACTCATACTTCGTTGAGATTTTAAAAAATCCGAAACTATTAGGGTTTTAG